The following proteins are co-located in the Nocardia sp. XZ_19_385 genome:
- a CDS encoding segregation/condensation protein A, with product MPETPEKSGFHLTLSNFEGPFDLLLTLISSRKLDVTEVALHKVTDEFIAYTKALTAGMASETGLRADKILDQTTEFLVVAATLLDLKAARLLPSGEMTDAEDLELLEARDLLFARLLQYRAFKQVAELFGELEAIALRRYPRSVSLEERFAGLLPEVTLGVDAAGFAEIAAVAFRPRPVPTVGLDHLHAHAVSIPEQAALILGWLQARGAGVWMTFAELVEDCTTPIEIVGRFLALLELYRGKTIEFEQPEPLGPLMVSWLGELGPDGEPPQTLTIEEDYG from the coding sequence GTGCCCGAAACGCCGGAGAAGTCCGGATTTCACCTGACGCTCAGCAATTTCGAGGGCCCCTTCGATCTGCTGCTGACGCTGATCAGCTCGCGCAAACTCGACGTCACCGAAGTCGCGCTGCACAAGGTCACCGACGAATTCATCGCCTACACCAAAGCTTTGACCGCCGGGATGGCCTCCGAAACCGGCCTGCGCGCGGACAAGATCCTGGATCAGACCACCGAATTCCTGGTCGTCGCCGCCACCCTGCTGGACCTGAAGGCAGCGCGGTTGCTGCCCTCGGGGGAGATGACCGACGCCGAAGACCTCGAACTCCTCGAAGCGCGCGACCTGCTGTTCGCGCGCTTGCTGCAGTACCGCGCGTTCAAGCAGGTGGCCGAGCTGTTCGGCGAACTGGAAGCGATTGCGCTGCGGCGCTACCCGCGCTCGGTGAGCCTGGAGGAGCGGTTCGCCGGCCTGCTGCCCGAGGTTACGCTGGGAGTAGACGCGGCCGGGTTCGCCGAGATCGCCGCCGTCGCCTTCCGGCCTCGCCCGGTGCCCACGGTCGGCCTCGACCATTTGCACGCGCACGCGGTATCCATCCCGGAACAGGCGGCGCTGATTTTGGGGTGGCTGCAAGCGCGCGGCGCGGGCGTCTGGATGACTTTCGCGGAACTAGTCGAGGACTGCACGACTCCGATCGAGATCGTGGGGCGCTTCCTGGCACTGCTGGAGCTGTATCGAGGAAAGACGATCGAGTTCGAGCAGCCAGAACCGCTCGGCCC